The following proteins are encoded in a genomic region of Amycolatopsis sulphurea:
- a CDS encoding CoA-acylating methylmalonate-semialdehyde dehydrogenase, whose translation MIPELTHFIGGKPIPGTSGRFSDVFDPSTGAVQARVPLASVDEVAAAVDIAVEGQREWARWNPQRRARVLMRFLDLVRHGEDSLAQLLSSEHGKTVADAHGDIQRGLEVVEFALGIPHLLKGEYSDSAGTGIDVYSMRQPLGVVAGITPFNFPAMIPLWKAAPAIACGNAFVLKPSERDPSVPLRLAELFLKAGLPPGVFSVVNGDKEAVDALLTEPRVQAVGFVGSSDIAQYVYATAAAHGKRAQCFGGAKNHMIVMPDADLDQVVDALVGAGYGSAGERCMAISVAVPVGEATADALVERLAERVRNLKVGPALAETSDFGPLVTAAAAQRARDYVRVGVAEGAELVVDGRDLTVPGHENGFFLGGCLFDRVTPDMRIYREEIFGPVLSIVRADTYEEALRLPSEHEYGNGVAIFTRDGDTARDFTSRVDTGMVGVNVPIPVPIAYHTFGGWKRSGFGDLNQHGPDSIRFYTKTKTVTSRWPSGIKEDASFVIPTMD comes from the coding sequence ATGATCCCCGAACTCACCCACTTCATCGGAGGCAAGCCGATCCCCGGCACCTCCGGGCGGTTCTCCGACGTCTTCGACCCCAGCACCGGCGCGGTGCAGGCACGAGTACCGCTGGCCTCCGTCGATGAGGTCGCCGCCGCGGTGGACATCGCCGTCGAAGGGCAGCGGGAATGGGCGCGGTGGAACCCGCAGCGGCGCGCCCGGGTGCTGATGCGCTTCCTCGACCTGGTGCGCCACGGCGAGGACAGCCTCGCGCAGCTGCTGTCGTCCGAGCACGGCAAGACCGTCGCCGACGCGCACGGCGACATCCAGCGCGGGCTCGAAGTGGTCGAGTTCGCGCTCGGTATCCCGCACCTGCTCAAGGGCGAGTACAGCGACAGCGCGGGCACCGGCATCGACGTCTACTCGATGCGGCAGCCGCTCGGCGTGGTCGCCGGGATCACCCCGTTCAACTTCCCGGCGATGATCCCGCTGTGGAAGGCCGCGCCGGCGATCGCCTGCGGCAACGCGTTCGTGCTCAAGCCGTCCGAGCGGGACCCGTCCGTGCCGCTGCGGCTGGCGGAGCTGTTCCTCAAGGCCGGTCTGCCGCCGGGCGTGTTCTCGGTGGTCAACGGCGACAAGGAGGCGGTCGACGCGCTCCTGACCGAGCCCCGGGTGCAGGCGGTCGGTTTCGTCGGGTCGTCCGACATCGCGCAGTACGTGTACGCCACCGCGGCCGCGCACGGCAAGCGGGCGCAGTGCTTCGGCGGTGCGAAGAACCACATGATCGTGATGCCCGACGCCGATCTCGACCAGGTCGTGGACGCGTTGGTCGGCGCCGGTTACGGGTCCGCGGGGGAGCGGTGCATGGCGATCTCGGTCGCCGTCCCGGTCGGCGAGGCCACCGCGGACGCACTCGTCGAGCGGCTCGCCGAACGGGTGCGGAACCTGAAGGTCGGCCCGGCGCTGGCCGAGACGTCCGACTTCGGGCCGCTGGTCACCGCCGCGGCCGCACAGCGTGCCCGGGATTACGTCCGCGTCGGCGTGGCGGAGGGCGCCGAACTGGTGGTGGACGGCCGCGACCTGACCGTGCCCGGTCACGAGAACGGCTTCTTCCTGGGCGGCTGCCTGTTCGACCGGGTCACCCCGGACATGCGGATCTACCGGGAGGAGATCTTCGGCCCGGTCCTTTCGATCGTGCGGGCCGACACGTACGAGGAGGCCCTGCGGCTGCCGAGCGAGCACGAATACGGCAACGGCGTCGCGATCTTCACCCGCGACGGCGACACCGCGCGGGACTTCACCTCGCGCGTCGACACCGGCATGGTCGGGGTGAACGTGCCCATTCCGGTGCCGATCGCCTACCATACCTTCGGCGGCTGGAAGCGGTCCGGCTTCGGCGACCTCAATCAGCACGGCCCGGACTCGATCCGCTTCTACACCAAGACGAAGACGGTCACCTCGCGCTGGCCGTCCGGCATCAAGGAAGACGCCTCCTTCGTCATCCCGACGATGGACTGA
- a CDS encoding acyl-CoA dehydrogenase family protein, with protein sequence MHLTDEQRAVRQTAAEFAAEHLAPHAVDWDRNRHFPVDVLRKAAQLGLGGLYLPEDVGGSELGRFDGVLAFEALATGCPSIAAYISIHNMVTAMIDRFGDTAQRHRYLPRMSTMEALGSYCLTEPGAGSDAAALTTKARRDGSEYVLDGVKQFISGAGTAEVYVVLARTGGPGARGISAFIVERDTPGLSFGPNESKMGWHAQPTRQVILDGVRVPESALLGEAGSGFRVAMAALDGGRLNIAACSLGGAKTALDKAVRHLTERKAFGSPLSEAQALQFRLADMRTELEAARTLLWRAADAYDRGDPEATPLSAMAKRFCTDTGFAVANEALQLHGGYGYLTEYGVEKIVRDLRVHQILEGTNEIMRVIISRRMLQEAS encoded by the coding sequence ATGCATCTCACCGACGAACAGCGTGCGGTACGCCAGACGGCGGCGGAGTTCGCCGCGGAGCATCTGGCCCCGCACGCGGTGGACTGGGACCGGAACCGGCATTTCCCGGTCGACGTGCTGCGCAAGGCGGCGCAACTCGGGCTCGGCGGCCTGTACCTGCCCGAGGACGTCGGCGGCTCCGAGCTGGGCCGGTTCGACGGCGTGCTCGCCTTCGAGGCGCTGGCGACCGGCTGCCCGTCGATCGCCGCGTACATCTCGATCCACAACATGGTCACCGCGATGATCGACCGCTTCGGCGATACCGCGCAACGGCATCGGTACCTGCCCCGGATGTCCACAATGGAGGCTCTGGGCAGCTACTGCCTGACCGAGCCGGGCGCGGGTTCGGACGCGGCCGCGCTCACCACGAAGGCCCGCCGGGACGGCAGCGAGTACGTGCTGGACGGGGTCAAGCAGTTCATCTCCGGCGCGGGAACGGCCGAGGTGTACGTGGTGCTGGCCCGCACCGGCGGCCCCGGTGCGCGCGGGATCTCCGCGTTCATCGTGGAGCGGGACACCCCCGGTCTTTCCTTCGGCCCCAACGAAAGCAAGATGGGCTGGCACGCGCAGCCGACCCGGCAGGTGATTCTGGACGGAGTGCGGGTCCCGGAGAGCGCGCTGCTCGGCGAAGCCGGGAGCGGGTTCCGGGTCGCGATGGCGGCGCTGGACGGCGGGCGGCTGAACATCGCCGCGTGCTCGCTCGGCGGGGCGAAGACCGCGCTGGACAAGGCGGTTCGGCACCTCACCGAACGCAAAGCCTTCGGCAGCCCGCTTTCCGAGGCGCAGGCGCTGCAGTTCCGGCTTGCCGACATGCGCACCGAGCTGGAAGCGGCGCGGACCCTCCTGTGGCGCGCGGCCGACGCCTACGATCGGGGTGATCCGGAGGCGACCCCGTTGTCCGCGATGGCGAAGCGGTTCTGCACCGACACCGGGTTCGCCGTCGCGAACGAGGCGCTCCAGCTGCACGGGGGCTACGGCTACCTCACCGAATACGGCGTGGAGAAGATCGTGCGCGATCTGCGCGTGCACCAGATCCTGGAAGGGACCAACGAAATCATGCGGGTCATCATTTCCCGCCGGATGCTGCAGGAGGCCTCGTGA
- a CDS encoding enoyl-CoA hydratase/isomerase family protein encodes MSEVEFIVHSGLGRITLNRPRALNALNHEMVRAIIAQLQSWRDDAGVRAVLVEGAGERGLCAGGDIRSIYEDAKAGGTDSLEFWADEYRMNALIGRYPKPYLAIMDGIVMGGGVGVSAHGSHRVVTDRTRLAMPEAGIGFVPDVGGTYLLSRAPGELGTHVALTAGSVSGADAIHCGLADHYVPAARLPDLFDALATRTPDEALELVAEPPPPSVLAEAREWIDHCYAAETVEEILVRLQDGGEAAVAAAKEIEGKSPTSLKVTLRALREAARLPDLPSVLKQEYRISHHAFRSADFAEGVRAQIIDKDRSPRWSPATLAEVGDDLVAAYFEDLGNDELTGVTPR; translated from the coding sequence GTGAGTGAAGTCGAGTTCATCGTCCACAGCGGACTCGGCCGGATCACGCTGAACCGGCCACGCGCGCTCAACGCGCTGAACCACGAGATGGTCCGCGCCATCATCGCGCAGTTGCAGTCCTGGCGGGACGACGCCGGTGTCCGCGCGGTGCTGGTCGAGGGCGCCGGCGAGCGCGGCCTGTGCGCGGGCGGGGACATCCGGTCGATTTACGAGGACGCCAAGGCCGGCGGTACGGACTCGCTCGAGTTCTGGGCCGACGAGTACCGGATGAACGCGCTGATCGGCCGGTACCCGAAGCCGTACCTGGCGATCATGGACGGGATCGTGATGGGCGGTGGGGTCGGCGTTTCCGCGCACGGCAGCCACCGGGTGGTCACCGACCGGACCCGGCTGGCCATGCCGGAGGCCGGGATCGGTTTCGTGCCCGACGTCGGCGGCACCTATCTGCTCTCGCGTGCACCGGGTGAACTCGGCACGCACGTGGCGCTGACCGCAGGCAGTGTCAGCGGGGCGGATGCGATCCACTGTGGACTCGCCGACCACTACGTCCCGGCCGCCCGGCTCCCTGACCTGTTCGACGCACTGGCCACCCGGACCCCGGACGAGGCACTCGAACTCGTCGCGGAACCTCCGCCGCCGAGCGTGCTTGCCGAGGCGCGGGAGTGGATCGACCACTGCTACGCGGCCGAGACCGTGGAGGAGATCCTCGTCCGGTTGCAGGACGGCGGGGAGGCCGCCGTGGCCGCGGCCAAGGAGATCGAGGGCAAGTCGCCGACCTCGCTGAAGGTGACGCTGCGGGCGTTGCGCGAAGCCGCGCGGCTGCCGGACCTGCCGAGCGTGCTGAAGCAGGAGTACCGGATCTCGCACCACGCGTTCCGTTCCGCCGACTTCGCCGAGGGGGTGCGGGCGCAGATCATCGACAAGGACCGTTCGCCGCGCTGGTCCCCGGCGACGCTCGCGGAGGTGGGCGACGACCTCGTCGCCGCGTACTTCGAAGACCTGGGCAACGACGAACTGACCGGGGTGACGCCGCGATGA
- the mmsB gene encoding 3-hydroxyisobutyrate dehydrogenase, producing the protein MTVAFLGLGNMGGPMAANLVAAGEQVTGYDPVAEAAATAGERGVTVVSSPAVAAEGASVVITMLPSGKHVLDLYREIVPAAAPGTLFLDCSTIEVADARAAAELAEQAGHLAVDAPVSGGVVGAQAGSLTFMIGGRSAAYDAAEPYLRHLGARFVHCGESGAGQAAKICNNLILGVSMVAVSEAFALGQRLGLTDQALFDVASTASGQCWALTTNCPVPGPVPTSPANRDYQGGFASGLMLKDLRLAQAAAEATGADTALARHATELYAGFVAEDGPARDFSAIVTTLREHG; encoded by the coding sequence ATGACCGTCGCGTTTCTGGGGCTGGGCAACATGGGCGGCCCGATGGCCGCGAACCTGGTGGCCGCCGGCGAACAGGTGACCGGCTACGACCCGGTGGCCGAGGCCGCCGCCACGGCGGGCGAACGCGGGGTCACGGTGGTCTCCTCGCCGGCGGTTGCGGCCGAGGGGGCGTCGGTCGTGATCACCATGCTGCCCAGCGGGAAGCACGTCCTCGACCTGTACCGCGAGATCGTGCCCGCCGCCGCGCCGGGCACCCTGTTCCTGGACTGCTCGACGATCGAGGTCGCCGACGCGCGAGCGGCCGCCGAGCTGGCCGAACAGGCCGGGCACCTGGCCGTCGACGCCCCCGTCTCCGGTGGTGTAGTGGGAGCCCAGGCGGGCTCGCTCACGTTCATGATCGGCGGCCGGTCCGCTGCCTATGACGCGGCCGAGCCCTATCTGCGCCACCTCGGCGCCCGGTTCGTCCACTGTGGAGAGTCCGGAGCCGGGCAGGCGGCGAAGATCTGCAACAACCTGATCCTCGGCGTCTCGATGGTCGCGGTCAGCGAGGCTTTCGCGCTGGGGCAGCGGCTCGGGCTCACCGACCAGGCGTTGTTCGACGTCGCCTCCACGGCGTCCGGCCAATGCTGGGCGCTGACCACCAACTGCCCCGTGCCCGGCCCGGTGCCCACCAGCCCCGCGAACCGGGATTATCAGGGCGGGTTCGCCAGCGGCCTGATGCTCAAGGACCTGCGCTTGGCGCAAGCCGCCGCGGAGGCCACCGGCGCGGACACCGCACTGGCCCGGCACGCCACCGAGCTGTACGCCGGGTTCGTCGCCGAGGACGGCCCGGCCCGGGACTTCTCCGCCATCGTCACCACACTCCGGGAGCACGGATGA
- a CDS encoding enoyl-CoA hydratase, whose product MTVTVERPASRVALITLNRPQALNALNLETMRELTTAAAELDRSAEVGAIVLTGSDRAFAAGADIKEMASRTFSEMHAEDWFAGWDALTRVRTPLIAAVAGHALGGGCELAMMCDLLLAAESARFGQPEITLGVIPGMGGSQRLTRAIGKAKAMDLILTGRTMRADEAERCGLVSRVVPNEQLRAEAIEVAAKIASMSLVAARTAKEAVNRSFESSLAEGVLFERRVFHALFATEDQKEGMAAFTEKRKPDFRHC is encoded by the coding sequence ATGACCGTTACCGTCGAACGCCCCGCGTCGCGGGTCGCGCTGATCACGCTGAACCGGCCGCAGGCGCTCAACGCGCTGAACCTGGAGACCATGCGCGAACTGACCACCGCGGCCGCCGAGCTGGACCGTTCGGCCGAGGTCGGCGCGATCGTGCTCACCGGCTCGGACCGGGCGTTCGCGGCCGGCGCCGACATCAAGGAAATGGCCTCGCGCACGTTCAGCGAGATGCATGCCGAGGATTGGTTCGCCGGCTGGGACGCGCTGACCCGCGTCCGCACCCCGCTGATCGCCGCCGTCGCCGGCCACGCCCTCGGCGGCGGCTGCGAACTCGCGATGATGTGCGACCTGCTGCTCGCCGCGGAATCCGCGCGATTCGGCCAGCCGGAGATCACCCTCGGCGTCATCCCCGGCATGGGCGGTTCCCAACGCCTGACCCGCGCGATTGGCAAGGCGAAGGCGATGGACCTGATCCTCACCGGCCGCACCATGCGCGCGGACGAGGCCGAGCGCTGCGGCCTGGTCTCCCGGGTGGTCCCGAACGAGCAGCTGCGCGCCGAAGCGATCGAGGTTGCCGCGAAGATCGCTTCGATGTCCCTCGTCGCGGCGCGGACTGCGAAGGAAGCGGTCAACCGTTCCTTCGAGAGCAGTCTGGCTGAGGGGGTGTTGTTCGAGCGGCGGGTGTTTCACGCGCTGTTCGCTACGGAGGATCAGAAGGAGGGGATGGCGGCCTTCACGGAGAAGCGGAAGCCGGACTTCCGGCACTGCTGA